In the genome of Magnolia sinica isolate HGM2019 chromosome 2, MsV1, whole genome shotgun sequence, one region contains:
- the LOC131228510 gene encoding transcription factor DIVARICATA-like: MMTWQELPYSSVSPPAANYWETPSIPDQIASDGEDRQTEWTAHENKLFENALAEFEDENAPGRWEKVAARVPGKTAEEVLKHYQTLAEDVELIESGQTPLPHYMDDDGGNESDDNCAEAVRKVKKKWTVNRTAEQERKKGVPWNEEEHRLFLIGLSKYGKGDWRSISRNCVKTRTPTQVASHAQKYFNRLTNLEKKERRRPSIHDIRSIKEKESSPTITVHPSIIVPPSPTPCTNVMGPTIQPSNMHAMRGGLTPILPKPPSCPYNYYGGLESYMSNNLIGGVEQCPPSIGFRGGFADLPLANMRVGGFGNLTSVNVREGPPYSVYDLPALQRR; encoded by the exons atgatgacGTGGCAAGAGCTTCCCTATTCTTCCGTTTCCCCTCCTGCTGCTAACTACTGGGAGACGCCTTCGATTCCCGATCAGATTGCGTCTGACGGTGAGGATCGTCAGACGGAATGGACGGCCCACGAGAACAAGCTGTTCGAAAACGCGCTGGCGGAATTCGAGGACGAGAATGCGCCGGGCAGATGGGAGAAGGTGGCGGCGAGGGTGCCGGGGAAGACGGCGGAGGAGGTTTTGAAGCATTACCAGACACTCGCTGAGGATGTCGAGCTCATCGAGTCCGGCCAGACACCGCTCCCGCATTATATGGACGATGACGGCGGCAATGAGTCCGATGATAATTGCGCCGAAGCGGTCCGGAAAGTGAAGAAGAAATGGACGGTAAATCGAACGGCTGAGCAGGAACGGAAGAAAGGGGTCCCATGGAATGAAGAAGAGCatag GTTGTTTCTAATAGGACTCAGCAAGTACGGAAAAGGTGATTGGAGGAGCATCTCTAGGAACTGCGTCAAAACAAGGACCCCTACCCAAGTAGCCAGCCACGCACAAAAGTACTTCAACCGTCTTACCAACCTCGAAAAGAAAGAGAGGCGCCGGCCCAGTATCCATGACATCAGAAGCATAAAGGAAAAAGAGTCCAGTCCCAccatcaccgtccatccatcgaTCATCGTCCCACCTTCACCAACGCCGTGCACAAACGTAATGGGACCCACGATCCAACCGTCAAACATGCACGCGATGAGAGGGGGTTTGACTCCCATCCTTCCAAAGCCTCCATCTTGCCCATACAACTACTATGGAGGGCTAGAAAGCTACATGTCCAACAATTTGATTGGTGGGGTTGAGCAGTGTccaccgtccattggtttcagggGTGGATTTGCAGACTTGCCATTGGCCAATATGAGGGTTGGAGGGTTTGGAAACTTAACGTCCGTCAATGTCAGAGAAGGCCCACCATATAGTGTGTATGATCTTCCGGCACTGCAGCGGCGCTGA